The following proteins are encoded in a genomic region of Zea mays cultivar B73 chromosome 9, Zm-B73-REFERENCE-NAM-5.0, whole genome shotgun sequence:
- the LOC103639074 gene encoding zinc finger protein 36, translating to MAITHDDYVSLCLMALAAAGGGGHAAAASARTTTTMTTQECELRFRCSVCGKAFASHQALGGHKASHRKPPPPLAQAPSSSSSVTTNTSSAGGSGAGQGRHRCSVCHRGFATGQALGGHKRCHYWDGLSVSLTASAASGSASSLRGFDLNLVPAAGAARWREEEEVQSPLPVKKRRLSSGPSTELSLTI from the coding sequence ATGGCCATCACCCACGACGACTACGTCTCCCTGTGCCTCATGGCGCTCgcagccgcgggaggaggaggGCACGCTGCGGCAGCCAGTGccaggacgacgacgacaatgACGACGCAAGAGTGCGAGCTCCGCTTCCGGTGCTCCGTCTGCGGCAAGGCCTTCGCGTCGCACCAGGCGCTGGGCGGGCACAAGGCCAGCCACcggaagccgccgccgccgctcgcacaggcgccgtcgtcgtcgtcgtcggtgaCGACGAATACCTCGTCGGCGGGCGGCAGCGGCGCCGGGCAGGGGAGGCACAGGTGCTCGGTGTGCCACCGGGGCTTCGCCACGGGGCAGGCGCTCGGCGGGCACAAGAGGTGCCATTACtgggacgggctctcggtgtcgctcaccgcgtcggcggcgtcggggTCCGCGTCGAGCTTGAGGGGCTTCGATCTGAATTTGGTGCCGGCCGCCGGCGCGGCAAGGTGGCGAGAGGAGGAAGAGGTGCAGAGCCCCTTGCCGGTCAAGAAGCGGCGGCTGTCCTCCGGTCCTTCCACCGAACTTAGTTTAACGATTTAG